A single window of Watersipora subatra chromosome 9, tzWatSuba1.1, whole genome shotgun sequence DNA harbors:
- the LOC137405091 gene encoding protein FAM200C-like, which translates to MACFWSDIFLSRLRALSQLSACLADSLNLARRPLNTASRNKKPHTIGETLVKACLLECTKIILGDTTAQKIADLSVSDSTVKSRINDMSADIKRQVIEKIKSSHIFDIQLDEFTDVASISQLMVFARYVHIETIEGKFLFCSLLTETTTVADDMNLVSNFFSK; encoded by the exons ATGGCATGCTTCTGGAGCGACATATTTTTGTCCCGTTTGAGGGCATTGAGCCAGCTTAGTGCTTGTCTGGCGGACAGCCTGAATCTTGCCCGAAGGCCACTGAATACGGCCTCAAG AAATAAGAAGCCACACACCATTGGTGAAACATTAGTTAAAGCTTGTCTGCTGGAGTGTACTAAGATTATTCTCGGAGACACAACCGCTCAAAAGATAGCTGATTTATCTGTCTCAGACAGCACAGTTAAATCGAGGATCAATGATATGTCTGCGGACATAAAGAGGCAAGTAATTGAAAAGATCAAGTCATCTCACATATTCGATATTCAACTTGATGAGTTTACTGATGTTGCTAGCATTTCACAGCTGATGGTGTTCGCACGCTATGTACACATAGAGACAATTGAAGGAAAATTTCTGTTCTGCAGTCTTCTAACAGAGACCACCACAGTTGCTGATGATATGAACCTGGTTTCCAACTTCTTCAGCAAATAA
- the LOC137405093 gene encoding protein FAM200A-like codes for MQVEGFHQCLADLVDIFGSINIVNTNMQGRDRNVLNVTDSINAFKDKLKLWVERLATGNVKVSFPVLHSLVDKKAPSTSLLTDIKHHLNSLIAEFEIYFPKLDTRAEQYISLTRDGFRRNVHAIPEQLQENFLELTNYSALKDDFKELS; via the coding sequence ATGCAGGTGGAAGGCTTCCATCAGTGTCTTGCTGACCTGGTTGACATATTTGGTTCAATCAATATAGTGAACACAAATATGCAAGGTAGAGACAGAAATGTGTTGAATGTAACTGATAGTATCAATGCATTCAAGGACAAGCTTAAACTCTGGGTGGAAAGACTGGCTACTGGAAATGTAAAAGTTTCATTTCCAGTTCTGCATTCATTAGTTGACAAGAAAGCTCCTTCCACTTCTTTGCTAACCGACATAAAGCATCACTTGAACAGCttgatagcagagtttgagatatattttccaaagttagATACTAGGGCAGAGCAATACATAAGCCTGACCCGAGACGGTTTCAGGCGCAATGTCCACGCAATTCCAGAACAGCTTCAGGAAAATTTTTTGGAGCTGACAAACTACTCTGCATTAAAAGATGACTTCAAAGAGCTATCATGA